The following DNA comes from Ascaphus truei isolate aAscTru1 chromosome 1, aAscTru1.hap1, whole genome shotgun sequence.
CAGACGGGGGACACACACGCTGTGGtagtattatttttatatatattttttagtattaTGAGATATCGCGAGACCTAACATCTCATTGCACTACCATACCTCGCGCATGCACATGGAGGAAGGGTGGGGGCGTGTACAGCCGTTGCCGGTACCCATCTTCCTTTTTGGGGCACTCCCCTATGGGCGTTCCCTATGAGTGGAGATGAGGACTGATTTGTGTCTAGTCACTCCCCTATACCGGGCCACAGTGCGCATGCGCTAGAGAGGAATTTTTCATTGGCCGCGGTtgagctgtgacgtcactggtatcgcgagatttggcagccattgctaTTTAACTGTTCGGTATATCGTGTgaaagcacttcttgataaagtgctaggcACGAAACgtgtagaagggttgcatcccttgcttttatgactcttcaataaagattattttttggccagacctgctcTTCTTTTTGGATCGTGGTGCGCTGCATTCTCCTCTATTTGCTGATTTCGGTATCAAGATGGTTTACAAGGATCAGGTCTAaataaacaaaaaccccagtTGGAGATGAGCCAGTAAAAAGACTTCATAATCCTGGTAAAAGGTATAGGGAGTGTTGGATAAACGGGAAATATTACCGTCCACCGTCTTTTGCAGTTGAATCAGAGAAGTTTCTACAATTGTGATCAATTGGAACTGTGTGAAAGGAATCTTAAATCAAACCCCattgaaaataaatgtatgttgACATATCTGACGGCCTGCCATTCGGAAATGGTTTATACCTCATGAGATGTTCAGCATTTTCATGAATTAAACCAACTGGCTTAAGTACAGGGAAAGATGGCTTACCCAGTCAGAAACTGAGGTCTGCCAACACGATCCTGCCCAACAccaattttttttaatctatgtATTTAACCCTCAGAAGAAGTGTGAGTGTGAAAGTGTTTGGAACTTATTTGCAGAGAAATTAGAGACTGCTTGACAAATACACCAAGGAGTCTGTTGCCATTAAGCAGCATCttccatactgtatgtgcaaataCTTCATTATATGAACAGATGAAAAATAAGAATATAAGGAATCTGAATACTTTTGAAACAGGGCTTGTTTTAATGGGTGCAGGCAGGCACAATATTTCGTATATCTATAAAACACTGATGAAAATCAATATTTAATCTAAACCAGGTTTTGTACTAGCATGGGAAAAGGAGTCGGGTAGGGAATATACTACACTCTAATGGACACATGTGGAACTCTAGTTCTTCCTCTGTCAATGCATATTTTAGAAAATACATATAAGATAGTGTTATAGGTGGTATTGTACGCCACAAAAGCTGAAAGAATGCTATCCAGGGACCTCCAAtaaatgctggagaggttgcggggAGGTGGGAACAATGCTTCATATTTGGCGGGAGTGTAAGAAAATAAAGCGGTTTTGGGATACGATACTATAAACAATTTTCAATATTACCAAGATCAGAATTCCAAAGTATCATATTgttaaacagagaaggggttaaagagcATAGAATTAGGAAATCTCTACTAATACATATGCTAAATGCAGCAAGATGTGCCATTGCTGCTAATTGGAAAAACCTAGACGCACCCACCATAGAGCAACGGGGACGTGAGAATGTTGGAGGTTATGAAAATGGACACAAGGTTAAAATTTAACTCCTCGGGTTGCCATGGACAGAGTATATTAATAATAGGACCCTGTGAGAAGAGATGAAAGAGAAAATAACTGCCAAAGAAGGATCGAAGGATAACTTTGAGCAACAATTTGGGGTTTGGCTTGTTTTTAAATTTTTAGTTACGTTAGGTTGTTTTTGTTCTGTGAATGTCTATTATTAATATCAGTATGTTAttatatattctatattttattaaaaactaATGTCTTATGCTGTATTATATAATGTATTGTTCCATGTCAGGTCATACGATTGATCACAAGGAAGTGATGTTGAGTTCTAACATCGCTCTCGATGTTGGTTTTGAGACTAGGATAACTTTAGAGCAACAGAAGTGAAAGTCCCCAGCACTCAATGTGAATATACCGAAACACTGTAATATGCCAAAATAGATCAATTGTATTGAAATGAAATACACAATAGCTTCCTATCACTATCCTAAGGAAAATCTATGTGGTGTAACACCGTACTTTTTGTAGGATAACTTTTTTATAACGTTTGAGCAATGCTAATACAAAATGTGGAATTGTAGATATGATttgtgtgttgtattgtatgttaacTGTTAAACTAAGGattacaaataaataatttacaaaataaaaaataaaataatcttcCATTTTCCACGCACAGAGGAAAAAGTCTGCCTCTGGGGATGCGTGCATGCGCTCACATACTTGTGGGCAGACGGACACTACCAGGGatagcttttttttttcccccctaccTGCTGCGATACTACTTTTGGAGGCTCGCGTTCCCACCAGCTGCTACAAGGTGGCAAGCCTCCGAAAGAATACATAAGCTTCCTCAGAGTCCATGTTTCACACCATAATTAACCATTCATATGTAGTTTCATGGAACCTATTGCACAACCTTACCACACAGGATTCGTTGATACAGAAAGTCACTTGTGAAGCAAGCACTTCCTTTACATTTTTACATATGCCATTGTGATCTTAACATTTATATATTGCAGATATGTTGCAGTTCAGATAATAAGCCCGCTTGGCATTATCGCTTGGTTTATCAAAttatcaacaaaaaaaaaagccattttcCAATATGAGGATCATATGCAATAAAGTTGACAGAATACAACATAAataatttaaatgttttattcaaaGCACTGAATATACTTTATGCTAGTAACATGCCAAACTACAAACTTAGCCATAAGCAGGCTAAAACTTCAAAAACCACATTTTTAGAACAAAAGGCAGTCTTACATCGTCAAATTAAAGTGAGGAATGGTTTCCTCTCCCTTTTTGGAAATAAGTGCTTAACAAGTTCTTTCTGACTGCCTGCAGCTTGACAAAAAGAAATAGCCGTCTGTGCAAAATGTGGAGCAGTAATCAGGTCAGAAAAGAACCTCTTATTGAAAGACCTCAGAATTGGAAGCATTGTAATGACTACAAAaataacagaaagaaagaaaaaggttCAAAGGAAAcatttacacatacaaataaacctCAAATACTTCTACCAAGTGCTTTCAATTTGAATGATGCAACACAGAACAAGAACATTAACACGGTTTCTAAAATGCATTGAATTGGAAGTTCAGTTTATGCAAAATTGACaatcaaggaaaaaaaaaaatgtatctgggATTTGAAGACTTTATATAGTAACCTGTTTCAGGCGTGACCTAGTCTGCTCATGCTAAATTGGGGCAGAAAGAACATTTTTCAAAGTAACAATACAATGTTCAGAGGCTGCCACGACAATTTTACAGTGACTATTTTTGTTAGACTGTACAAAGTCTGTAATAGGACCAGCAAAGATGTCCCTATACAATTCCAAACAGGAGCACTTTGCAAATTGAATTACATGTATTTTAGGTGTctggttatatatatttttttttaaattacatttatttttttttaaaaagggggaAACCTTTTGCTGCCCTTAATATGAAGGTTAGAATGCAGGCGTGATCACTACAGAGAACACAAAACACCATTTTACAACTGGCAGTTGCTTAGCTGCAATTATGCTAGCTTAGCAAAAACTATTTGCAGAATGGAACAAAATCAGATGTAATTACTAGCTTGTAGTTATCAAGCTGCACTGAAGTTAATGCAGCAGAACTTCATTCTTAAAATGTGAAGCCCCATCTTAAAGCTCATTTGCTAGTAAAAGAAATCCAAATAAGCACTCTTAAGTCTGTAACCATTAGCCAAGTTTCATTTAGCACAACATAACTTGGCATGTTAAAGCAATAAAGTGTCTTTTAGGCAAttcgcaaaaaaatatataactgagGCTTGCAGTTTGCAAATATAAATCCTAAAAGCTGAATATTAAAAATGTAGTGTTTGCAGATAAGAAATCTAAAAATATTTTACTACAAACCAACACCACCCTGTAAAACATCCCCTTTTATAAAAAACCAAGTGCCTTACTACACCATAGGGCCCATATTATGGACAACTCTTACCATGATGTCTAGATTTTGCAAGCTTAACTACCGACTCAAATTTTCTGTGTTTTGGACAAACCTTTCCGACTCAATCCGGCCGCTGGCGGAGGGGTCGGCTTTGCATTGCGCGGCAATGTGCCGTATACCCCTTCGACAGCTAAAGAGCGTTAAACCCTTCAGTTCTGAGACAGAAATGAGTACCATTGTTTTATGCAGTGTTTGCGTTTACCCCAATATGGGTACACTACTGATAACATCGCCAAAAAAAATGCACCATAACCCAGAAAGCTCACAAATTGATGAGCACCCACTGGctacctttaaaaataaaataaaaaagggttaATAAAATTTAAAGCTGCTCCGTTAAGCCTTGGCACAGGTATAAAAGGTTTTTCACGAGCACTTGAGCTGTGCTTTTTGCTGGAACTTATGTACAAGAGAATCCAGTTTGTGCTTTGCTAGTGGCGGTAATATCAACTTTCGGAGCCTTTCCACCTCCCCCACCAAAAAAAGCTTTGCAAGTGCTATGTAGCAAGAGAAAGGGTGTTGGATTCATTACATTCCAATAAGGGGTATCAGAGCTCAACACAATTCTAATACCACTTATCTGAGCTTTGATCATCACAAAGAAGATCTCAAAACATGAACCGCCTTAAACCAGTCATGCATGGGGGACATGCAATGGTGTTATTCCTAGATTAAACGGTTTGAAGCAAAAGAAAAATCCCACCCTGCTGCAAAGTGCAACTCTTTGTATAAGAGGCCATGGGAAAGACCGGTTGTAGTAATACACTAGATTCAACAGAGCACTCAAATATGAGGTTTCTGTCTGCACACAAAATTGTGTTTGATATTATCCATCAATATTCAACGAGTAAAGGAAATAAACATCAGTTTTTCCGTCTTTTGCCAACAAAAGGGGAATCATACGTGAGCTTTATGCATTAATACCTTTGCTGCCCGAGGGGAATGCAAACCATTGCAAACTCCTGTGGCTGAGAATCTACACAGTACGAAGTTTAGAAAATGAACGTTAGGCTTGCAAAATCCAGCTTTTCCACAGATGTACAAATGCTCATTGCTGTCCAAtatttacacacaaaaaaaaaaccaaaaacacAACTATCTTTTACCATAAAAAAAGTGCAATTCTCTCTTGCTTCCAAATCAGGAAGCAACAACATTCTTCATAAAAATTCTACAGGATAGCAGCCTATAATAAGCAAATAAGGTGCTTAGCTTATAGCCCAACACAGTACTTCTTTtaatctccctctctctgcctatGGGAGCAGCAGAACAGATTGTAAAGCAAGTCCTTCTGGAAGAAAAAAGGGCCAAAGATACTGCCAGGGCAAGATACTTCGTACGTCTGTCTTCCTTAAAGTTACTGACGCAGCTGTGCACCAGCCAAGTTGGCTAGCTCAATAAGAGCCAGAGCGCCGTGCATGCGCTCTCGCTGTTCTCGCTGCTCCTGCAGGCGTCGGGGGGCAACCGAGTGAGGGCCGTTTTTCTCATCTTCCTCGTCTTCGTCAGACTGGAGATACTCCAAGGGATCCTGCTGCTCTTGGTCTGCTTTCTGGAGGGATTTCCCCTTTAACATCGGTGCCAGCTGCTCTCGCGTCTCCCAGTGCCTACAGATAGTACAGAAAAGCAAAGAGTATTTCAAAGCACGTTAGCAACAAGCATGCCCATTAttcctggaggggggggggggtgttctgtaatgttgcacttcaggggtaGTAAAATTCCTGTAGTGTAGACAATGTGGAGTTCCACTGGACTATATCCTTGACCACTGAAACATTTGCAATTTGTAGCTATATGGGATTAAACTCGGACCTCCCTGCTTAGAGTTGTTTTATTTTTAGAACTTTATAATGCAAGATATTCTTTTAAGaaaattatatacacacaccattatAATAATGTTGTTACATGATACTATTACACACATTTTAATATTTAATCATTTTGGTAATGTAGAGCAACTGcataaaattattttattaattcagAGTTGCAGCGTTATTGACTGTTGCTTTCAAGCCATTTCAACTACAATAATTGACAGCCATAACTTACAATTGAGCGATGAAAAATATCATAAAACTCAAATGAAGGGACTATATAGGATAGCACTTAAATACTGTCCTTTTTCAGGTAATCATGTAGAATGAGTAAGGGCAAAGTTATAGCTTCAATTATTTTCAGAATATAGTTCCTGTGTGCATACCTTTAATGTAAAGAGTAACCTAAATATTTAAAGCAGCCTAACCCAAATCACTAGTCCCCTGGAACAGGACCATTTCATTGTTACCACGGTAAGATCAGGAGATAAGTAATATTGCAATAGCCTGTAACCCCGTTTTTAAGAGGCATCATCTGCTACCAGTAGTACTGTAAACCTATTTAAACAGCAGATGAAATACAGTTCTGCATTATTTGGTTTGTGAGTTACCTATGCTTCTTAAAACATGTGAAAAATATCACTGGACAAAGGCACGCGATATATAAAACTCACTTTGCCAGCCACTCTGCCGTATTCTTGTCAGCCACCTGGCTTTTGCTTAGCTTATCGGTTGGTTCTTCTCTCCGCAGTCTTGCGTATGGATGCTTGGAGCAATGACGGTTTGCATGTGTGAACCGGCTCAAACACCCTGGAAAATAGAAAAATAAGTTCTTTCCACTGAGCTCTTCCGCAAATCGTGCAGGCGAAGGCATGTCTTGTGAACTACAAAAGAGGGCTTACCGTTTTCTGAGCATACAAaaggtttctctcctgtgtgaagaCGCTGGTGCGTTTTCAGTTGTCCACTTTGTACAAAGGCCTTCCCACAATCAGGATAGTCACACAGGTAAGGTCTTTCACCTAACAAAAACAATCATTTAATTTCCAACGTATTAAAAAGTGAACAAAAGGCCGTCTTTCTATCATTAGCTGGTTATATCAACCCATTTTATTTGTCAAATGGACATACAAGCTTTCAGCATGTATTTGTGTACTAGTCATTATCAAAAAGTTTGGAGTTCACATTATCCTGTGTGCACTGATCTGTTAATTAgaatatcacagatttaataCTGCTTGCAAAACAATTGCTCTATGGAATATGAAGATGTGATTTTTGCATCTGGCTCAAGAATTGTAGGAAAGAGGGAGCAGGTGCTTTTGTCTGCTTTCATTTAAATGGGAGAATACAACAGTAGCAGGGCACAGACTATGCAGAAGGAATATTTATTCAGCCAAGAATACCAATGTTTCGACTGCCACaaagtctttgtcaaggtgatggCTGACAGAccggcagtcgaaacgttggtatTCTTGGCTGAATAAATATTCTTTCTGCATAGTTAGTGTGCCCTGCTGTTCTTGAATTCTCCCATGGCTTTCTGGGATTTGCAGAACTTTCCCTACTTCTAGGAGTTCCGGCATTTTGTCTGTCTTTTACCCTTTGAATGCATGCCTGCAGAACGCTTTTTATTAATTTAAAATGGGTGCAGATTTGCTTTTGTACAAAAGGGGTCTCGGAAGCGGTATTGGCAAGATTTGTTGGGGTTGCCACATATCGTATTTCGTAAGTCTCCTGCCAGGCCAGACTGTCACCCAGACATGGATAACTAATTTTCAATCCCAGACAATAACATTGAGTATGCGCCATCAAATTCTTGGGATAATGCGTCCActctattgtacagtatgtctactCACCGGTGTGAGTCCTTTTATGCGCTTGCAAGGACTTCTCACGGGGAAACACCCTATTACAGATGTTGCAGCGGATCCTGCTGGAAGAGTGTTCACCCTCACTTATTAAGTCTCGTACCGTTTCAGCCCTTGGACGGCCACGCCGAATCCCATCCTGCAACACAGACACAACGTTTGTGAATGCAAGTCTTTAttaatatagcaccattaatgtacatagcgcttcacagtagtaatacatgttacaatcatttaaataacaaatacacagatcatgggaataagtgcttcagacataaaagtaacattttggaagaggagtccctgctccgaagagcttacagtctaattggtagttaAGAAGATTGTATagtgacagtaggagggcgttctggtaagtgcgtctgcagggggccaagctttatgcatcatgtgtatagtattatccatggtgctactcatatgcttcaagCAACTGTGTCTTAAAGTTGGTCTTATAGGTGGATAGAGTGtgttagtcgggtattgaggggaaggcatTCCAAAGGAGTGGGGTAAtcagtgagaaagttttaagGCGGAAGGGGGTAGAGAAGATATACTTGAGAGGAACgcaagtcgggatggtgtatagcgagaaattagggctgagatgtaagtagaagcataagagtgtaaagctttagaCGTGAGGAGGAAagttgagtgcgagatgcgggatttgataggaagccagatttcagcaggggagacgcggagacagatttaggaaagagtaaagtgattatggcagcagcgtttaggatagatttgaaggccggacagcagggagttacagtaatcgagacgggagagaatgagggcctgagtaagagttttagcagtcgcgTAACAGAAGAAAGGACCTATCTTTTAATATTGctgaggaaaaagtgacaggttttagaaacgttttgaatgcgagaggagaatgtgagagaggagttgagtgtgacccctaggcagcgtgattCGGCTACTTGGTGAATGATCATACTGTActtcaacagtaatgtggaaggtggtaaaCAGAAGAAGCAAGCAAACAAATAAATAGGCTGGTCGGGCTGAGTGTACAGGAACGCACTAAAGGTGCCACGGCCTGTTAGAATACAACATTTGGATGTATAGAAGACCGTGATCAATGCCTGGGCACCAAGCTAAAAACAGA
Coding sequences within:
- the ZNF367 gene encoding zinc finger protein 367, translated to MMTDLCPPAAHQAPSSRDSSPPRRVLVSVIKAVSHSAARTPLKPRRPPFSPGGARSGQLPVPTSPGFSDFMVYPWRWGENAHNVTLSPGPPSSRHQPPPAEAGGHARDSGARTCGGDVNIAGAGQPGGGDGAESPGGLRDGIRRGRPRAETVRDLISEGEHSSSRIRCNICNRVFPREKSLQAHKRTHTGERPYLCDYPDCGKAFVQSGQLKTHQRLHTGEKPFVCSENGCLSRFTHANRHCSKHPYARLRREEPTDKLSKSQVADKNTAEWLAKHWETREQLAPMLKGKSLQKADQEQQDPLEYLQSDEDEEDEKNGPHSVAPRRLQEQREQRERMHGALALIELANLAGAQLRQ